The following nucleotide sequence is from Ochotona princeps isolate mOchPri1 chromosome 24, mOchPri1.hap1, whole genome shotgun sequence.
GTGCCTCCAGATCCCCTCTCAATATCTTCGGATTTTCAAGGTCTCACGAAGCCGACAGCCCCGAATTTTCAGTCTTCCGTCTGCCCGCGCACTCAgatccaaaggaaaggaaaattcaGCCAGGGGGCTCTCGACACACTGGGGACTCAGAAGATCCCTGGCGGAGGGCATCGGcgtcccctccccacctcacaGGGGGTCTAACTCGGATGCCGGCGACGGCGTCGTGAGGCGTGTCCCCGAGACGGCGTGGCAGACCAAACATCACGTTCTGCGGTCGGCGAGGCTGCGCCGGTCACATGacgcggtgtgtgtgtgtgtgtgtgtgtgtgtgtgtgtgtgtgtccgcccGCCCGGCGGGGCGGGGGCACCTCATGGGGTGATGTGAGATGCGGGTCTCTCAGATTACGTCTCCATGACGCACCCCCACCCCTTTTGGTAGTTAGATTTCCGTTCAAAGAGGCGACGGTTCCGGAATTGGGGGCGGGCTTTCACGGCCAGGCAGCTTTCGCTTCCGTTCGGGGCAGAGCAGCTTCCGAGCTCCTCCTTTGCCTCCGGCGAAGAGGAGACGCGACTTTGTGCGCATGTCCGGAGTCATCTCCGAGGGGCGGGGCCGAGGCTAAGGgagcggggcggggtgggggggaaagCAAAGGGAATTCCAACCTGTGGAACTTTGTGGGGGGGGTCTCCGAGATCGGCTACTTCCCATTGACTGTGGATGGTGCATGGGGCGGAGCTGCTGGCGGATCGTGGGGGTGTTGGGGTTcagcagggagagggcagggcagTGTCTCAGGGTAAGTGGGGTGCGGGAATTCCAAACTTAGAACCCTAGAGGCCGTCTGGGGCTCCGGCGCCGGGAAGAGGCGCTCGGGCCGCCATGCGAGACAGGACCCACGAGCTAAGGCAGGTGAGGAGCCGGGGCTGCAGGGTTGGGGCTGGACAGACGGTTTGGAATGCAGGACTCCTGGGTTTTCGGAGTAGGGAGGGGTGGCTGATGGCCAGGAAGGAAAGTCCCGGAAGCCTGTGGATCTTTGGAGGCGAGAGCCGGTGCAAGGAAGTGGTGCCAATCGACTCTGGCCTTGGCAGGGGGATGACAGTTCGGATGATGAGGACAGGGAGCGGGTCGCGCTGGTGCTGCACCCGGGCACGGCACGGCTGGGGAGCCCGGACGAAGAGTTCTTCCAGAAGGTAAGGGGCTGGGGGTCCCCGTCCTGGATTGATGAAGAGTGCCGGGGGGGCACAGGAGCCCCGAGGAGCAGCGCGGTCTGGAGTGCCCCATATCTCTTTCAGCCCCTCTCGGTCGCTCTCCTCAGGTCCGGACTATTCGGCAGACTATAGTCAAGCTGGAGAATAAAGTCCGGGAGTTGGAGAAGCAGCAGGTCACCATCCTGGCCACGCCCCTTCCAGAGGAAAGTGAGTGAAAGACCCGGGTTAGGGCGCATGCTCCCCCCGGGGGATTGTGGGGATTGTAGTCCCATGCAGGTGGTGGCTGGGGTGGTTTGTGGAGGTAGGGATGCCTCCTGGAATTCATGGTCTTCTCTCAATCAGGCATGAAGCAGGACCTGCAGAACCTTCGTGAAGAGATCAAACAGCTGGGCAGGGAGATTCGCGCACAGCTCAAGGGTGAGCTCCTAGGAAGGCAGAGGGATACCTCCCCGCATCCTCCCAGGGTAAATGGGGAATATTTAGCTCAGTCAAGTGATGTATCTAGGTCACACAGCAGGCCTGGGTTTAAACTCCTTCAATGGCTTCTACTCCATATTCCATAGCACATGCCTTTTAGCTCCTTTATTTACGATGAAACTCTTTGGGCCCGTAGTTCTTGCTGGCTGCCTCGTGTGTACTCTTTGGGCCTTCTACATACCTGTGGGAATCACAGATATGATTCAAAGACAGATGAACCTTCTCCCATCAGAAGCTTGGAATCAGTCATGTTTTAATAAGCTGTATTTCCCTTGAAAGTCCAATGAAGACAGGTCCTCCTTATCGTGTGGCTGTGATACAGACCCATGATGTGTCCTGGTCCCCAGttttcagaaatcacaaatcagtgTGGCCATCCCACCCATCCACCACTCTTACATCTCCCCACAGCCATTGAGCCCACGAAGGAAGAAGCTGACGAGAACTGTAACTCGGTCAACACACGGATGAGAAAAACCCAGGTGTGTTGGTTTCTCCCAGAACTAGGCCGTTTTGGTGCGTGTTCCATAAATCATTAGGTGACAGATGTCTGAGGCAAAGGCCCTTAAAGACCTCCCAGGCCAGCCTGATGATGTTCCAGGTGGGCAAATACGTAGCAAAAAAAGATCTCACTtgagggcagggacccaggacttTTAACACCCAGGCCGTTACTGGACGCTGCGTTCTCTGCTCTGTGAAGAGTGGTTGTATCAAGTGCCCAGATGTGCCCTGGGTTTGGCTATCGGAGACAGGTTTCCCAGGCACCAGGAAGGAGAGCTGCAGTTTAGCAGGAACCACAGATGGACCTCCTGTCGGAGTTGGTGGCTCCTCGGCGAAGAGGGGCAGGCAGTGCTAAAGCCTGGCAGGTTTCCTGCCTGTGCGACATATTGGGATGTCCTCAGCCATGGGCACAATTCAGGAAGAGGAAGTTCCTTAGGCTAACATCTTAGTAAGGGGTTTGGAGGTCATCTGACTGCCCCTCCCTGGTGCCCATGGAGCAACAGCTTGGGGATTTTCAGGGTCAAGGTTCAAGCAAGTCTAATCACGAGCAGCAAGGCCATAGCCCGGAGTGGAGTTGTTTGGTTATCTTGACACAGGACAGCTTTTTGCAGGAGAGCAGATGCGTCTCCCAGGCACAGACTCCAAGAGGAGAGAGCATTGTTAAGCCCTTTGAGAAGGAGCATGGTAGGACAGGAGGCCTTGGGCAGGATGTGGAAGGGGCAGCCTGTAGCGGTCAATGGTGTGAGAGGTCgtgggcccaggcccaggtcCCGTAGAGGCTGCCTGGTGACCTGCAGACACACACCAAACGCACCTGCTGTCTTCTAACAACTGAGCTGGTGTTCTGCTATGATACATCCAGTGAATGTTGGGCGCTggacctttatttattttaaaaactatttgttaatttgcaaggcagaattacagagaaagagaggcagagagagattttctgtccactggcttactccccaaatggcagcagtggccagaggctgagtcaatctgaaaccaggagccaggagcttctttcgggtttcccatgtgggtgcagctgcccaaggacttgagcaatcctctgctgctctcccaggcacatcaacacggaactggatcagaagtggagcagtcggggtataaatcagcacccagatgggatttcAGTGCTGCACGTGGCAAGTCAACCCACCACGCCACAGTGGCAGCCTCTTACCAGAACTTTTATGAGTGATTTAGGAACTGCAGTGAGCTAAAGGTCTGGCAGGGAGAATCAGTGAGAGTTTAGTTAGTATTGCGAGAAAGGGAGTGAGGGCAGAGGGAGTGCCGAGGGAGGCAGAGGGCAACTTAGACAAGGTGTGAGAAGCTTCTTTCTGAAAGTGACTTTAAAACAGAAGTTAGGGAGCACCTCACCGAGTGCTGAGGTGCAGGGGGAAAGTGATGGCGGAAGATGCAGAGAAGGACGACAGGGACAGGAGCATGTCACCAGGGGCCTTTTACTCTGATAGAAATAGGGGAGTCTGTCAAGGCCACCCCAAGCTGGTAAAGGCAGTGTACACCTCTAGCAGCTCCTGCTGTGTGCCCACTCTGGGGTCCTGGAGCCTCCTGATGGTACCCAGCCCATGTTCTCCATCCTCAGCACGGGATCCTGTCCCAGCAATTTGTGGAGCTCATCAACAAGTGCAATTCGATGCAGTCCGAGTACCGGGAGAAGAACGTGGAACGGATTCGGCGGCAGCTGAAGATCAGTGAGTCAGGGTGCTGGGCCCCCTGGCTCAGGGGATCTCAGCCCCGCTCTGAGCCTGGCCTTCTCCCTCACAGCCAATGCGGGAGCTGTGTCTGACGAGGAGCTGGAGCAGATGCTGGACAGCGGGCAGAGTGAGGTGTTTGTGTCCAATGTGAGTGGCCAGAGCCCCTTCCCCTCCGCCAATGCAGTGGGAATACACCGGCACGCCTGGGGTCACTCGGCTGCCCCCGGAGGCCTGACCTCTCGCATCGGTTCTCCTCTCAGATACTGAAGGACACGCAGGTGACACGACAGGCCCTCAATGAGATCTCGGCCCGGCACAGCGAGATCCAGCAGCTGGAACGCAGCATCCGTGAGCTTCATGAGATCTTCACCTTTCTGGCGACCGAGGTGGAGATGCAGGTGGGTGccccatctcctccccaggaCAGCTCCCACAAGTGACCTGGTGCTTGGAAACCCCTCCCTGCCCATCACTACTAGCCAGGCACAGTGCTGCCCTGCCAGGTGGCCCTGACTACCCCCACTCTTATAAACAGcttcccacctccccagcctGAGGCCCTGCCCCATCTCCACTGCCCCCCCGGGGACAGAGGCCACTTGTCTCAGAACCCTGGAGCTTCTCCCTAAACACCTGTGCCTGTGTAGGGCAGTGGGTTCTCTCCGGCCCTGGTGGAGCTCCCAGCGCTGTCCTGGAGGGTGCCACtgtccagctgggaggagtggggtggggtggcgggGTTAGTCAGGAGACAGCCTGGAAGAATGGCTGAACTTTGGGGCCAGTGTCAACTCTATGAGGAATCAGAGGAGCAGGTGACCACACGCCACCCCTGCAATGACACAGACTCTTTATAGAATCCATGGGAAATggatttaaagaaaaagtttctTGAAGGTGCAAACATCTTGAAATCATGTATATGTGGGTCTTCAGAATGTTATCCGACAATGCACAGGTATGAGAAAACTGTGCTTGGATTTCCAACTTGGCAAACTTTTAACTTGCTTTACTATAGACATTTTTTGTTTAAGAAGGtctattcattttgtttgaatgtcaaagttacagagaaggaaagagagacaaagggagagaggtTCCCAATCCCTTGaatcactccacaaatagctgcaatggccatacCTTGGCCAGGcaaaagtaggagccaggagtctcatcagatctcccatgtgggtgcaggggcccaaaaacttggatCAGCATCCGTTGCTTTGCCAGGTACATTCACAGtgagttggattagaaatggagcagccaggacctgaatcagGTCCCTtacaggatgctggtatcacagctgACAGCTTAATTCACTACCTATAATGCTGGCccctccacacttttttttttttttaaagatttattttattttggggccaGCGCAATAGCAGAGAGattaaagtccacgccttgaacgcgccaggatccaatacgggtgccggttctaatcccagcggccccacttcccatccagctccctgcttgtgacctgggatagcagtcaaggatggcccaaagctttggaactctgcacccgcgtgggagacccagaagaggctcctggctcctggctttgggtcggctgtgcagctctggctgttgcggtcacttggggagcaaatcatggaacagaagatcctcctctctgtctctcctcctttctgtatatttgcttttccaataaaaactgatttattttgtttttattggaaaggtagatttacaggaagaaggaaagagcagaaagaaagatcttccatctgctggctcattccccaagtggccttaatgaccagagctgagctggtcagaagccaggagctccttttgggtctctgatgtgggtgcagggtcccaaggctttgggccatcctctgctgctttctcaggccacagcagggagctggaagcgaagtTGGGCAACTGGGGCtcgaactggcacttatatgggatgccagcacatgcaaggcaaggatttagctatcacactggtcccaacctttttttttttattttttaaaaattatttatttgaaaggcagatatacagaaaaaaggagagagagagagagagatttttcatcttctgACTCACTCCACA
It contains:
- the STX4 gene encoding syntaxin-4, coding for MRDRTHELRQGDDSSDDEDRERVALVLHPGTARLGSPDEEFFQKVRTIRQTIVKLENKVRELEKQQVTILATPLPEESMKQDLQNLREEIKQLGREIRAQLKAIEPTKEEADENCNSVNTRMRKTQHGILSQQFVELINKCNSMQSEYREKNVERIRRQLKITNAGAVSDEELEQMLDSGQSEVFVSNILKDTQVTRQALNEISARHSEIQQLERSIRELHEIFTFLATEVEMQGEMINRIEKNILSSADYVERGQEHVKVALENQKKARKKKVMIGICVSVTVLILVVIIVITVVAG